Within Paralichthys olivaceus isolate ysfri-2021 chromosome 19, ASM2471397v2, whole genome shotgun sequence, the genomic segment gtgtgtgtgtgtgtgtaaagtgatCCATACAAGGGCACCGACTAACCTTTGAACCCTGTGTTAAACAGCTAAGTGCTGCTTCTTATTCGCTCTCAGCAGGATCCTCTAATCAGAACCATAACTCTACACACGCACAAAAATGTCCTAGTTTCCACAAACCTGGAGTTAAGTGTCTGCTTGGCCATGCACTTTCTCTGTATACTTACCTGTGATTGCGATAATGTGTAAATGGCTTGGATATATGCTGCCTGGGTGAATTGGAccgtgtgtttgtatgtgcgtTTTcatgggtggtgtgtgtgtgtttggcaccTCGCGCGTGCCCTACACCTCGACAGTGTGTTGACACAGTGATTAGGGGGCAGCTGGTACACATTGGCCCTCGCTCCGCCCTGCATTTACTGTTCTAATTAGTTCCTGTTCCAAATAAGAGAGAGGAATTTTAATAGAGAACCGCTGGTCTGTTGTCTCGCTCCGCGTACCCTCAcatgcagcaacacacactaaatgtaaagaaaaaaatcagtgtGGCGAGCGCACTCCAGGGTGGTGAGGCACCGAGGCTGAAGGTTGAAGTGTTTTTtctaaattcttttttttgtgtgtgtgatgaaggggaaaaaaaggagtgatTGACAGGACCAAATGTCTCGGTTACCCCCCAAAGTCGATGCTCGATTTAGTGCCGATGCTGACCCGTTTAAGGGTGAAGAGTGAGCTCGGTGACCTAACATGACCCCGCCGTGACCCCTCCACTCTTTATGGGTTGAGGAAGGGGCTGGAGCTCGGGGTGGAGCAGGGTCACAGGTGAACAAGGGAAAGTTAATCTCTGTCGTTTAGATGCCCGTTAGCACTTGTGTCAGCGGGGTGGCTGCAGCGATCGGTTCTGATTTGTTGTGGGTTTTGCATTTGAGTAACATTTCAAAAGTAGAATCCGACCTGCTCCGATGTTTTCTTTACTTGGAGGTGTTTTGAGATCAGATGTTAGTTTGAATccattatttcttcttctttcttaagCGTTTGCATCAAGATATTAACATAATTTGTCATAAATTTGACATAAATACTTGTTTATGAGGACAGTGTATGACACACTAAACACCGTAACACTGTATgttattgtatgtgtgtgtgtgtgtgtgtgagcatgtttcATAACATTTCCTCTGCTCTGGTTACTCTGCAGGTGAAGAAATCAAACAGTGAATCTCATGTTCCAGACCCTTCGGACGCCAGGTACGCTCACATGTGGTTGTTTGCGTAATATGACAATATCAGGGGTTTAAGAacgtcgtgtgtgtgtgtgtggacttccaacgtgtgtgtgtggtgtgtaccAGCTCTCTCTGGTCATGGTGCAGAGAGGTGAGGTTTCACTGCAGTTGCAAGCAGTGATGAGGTAATCAACACTTTCTTAagccccctcacacacacacacacacacacacacaaaaacatatacTGATCCAATATCACAAGATGAGGAGGTATGGATCACACACAGTAATTCATTTATATTGATCATTTACACGAATTGAATTGATAAATTGTTCATCAGAGAAATAACCTAAGCTATTTTATTGTCCTTCTCTTAAGTAAGAATAGTACAAATGAATAattattcatacatttaattattaataagtAATAAATAGGTTCCAGCCTCTGAAATAAGATGATTTGCAGTTGTACAGTACGTCACTGCAAAATGAAAATCTTTGGGTTTGGGAAACTCTAGGAAGTGACACAGATTATCCAGTAATAACAGACAATAATATGTATTTACAGGTGCATAACAATTTATTCATACAAGATCTATAGTTAATTCTAATGGGGTGCAGCATATTTCTTCAATGAGCAGACATGATGTGAAAACCAGAGATGAGTTTATGAAACACCGACTCCTGCCATCGCTTCCCAAGAGGAACgagagagcaaagagaggaaaaaatagaaaaaggagTGGAGACAGAATCATTTCCTGCTGTTGactgatgaaaaaagaaaaggatggaAGAACAGTGTTGAAGCACTCGagtgcaagagaagaagaaaaagaagaatggcTGCATGATCTGTAAAAACTTTTATTGCCATGTACGGCAGGGATATTTTAGGACATTATGTTTGGAGTTATAGGGCTTGGCTCGATATCTCAATAGAGCGCTGTTGATATTAAAACAGTGATCATTGTTTTTAGTCTACAGCCGAGCACAATGGATGTTTAGCtgtaaatagaaaaaagagTACACAGAGAGAGCTGATTTATAGTGTTTATCTTTTTGTGCGTTCCATCTTTTGCGCCCTCTCGCCACGTCTCTCTCTCGTCCACTGAAAGCTATATGTTTATACCTGTCAGTCTGACTGTGGGTTGCAGTCATGTGTGGCGATGCTATCTGCCCATAGCATTGAGATGGACTGCTTCCAGACCGCCACACAGATGtgcactctctcttttttacgtacacacacacaaacacatatgtaCACGCACACAGTGGTAGACCGGCAGCCCGCATTTGTTTaattctccctccatctctgtcatttCTCGCTTTGATGTCTCACACAAGAGCAAGAGTGTGACCAACCTGTGGGCAGCCTGAGTCAgggctctcacacacaaacacacacacacacacacacacacacacacacacacactgactcaacaTTAAACTGTCTTTCACCAAAGAACACGTCAGCGTGTGGGTTTGTGGCAGCAGTGATGAAGAGTCATGAGCGAGTGTTTtatgttgacttttttttcctgagcgCATGCATGGAAATGTATTGAAAACATTCACACCTCTCACTGGCCGTTATGGACCCTCGTTGGCCGTTAGTTGTTGCCACGGTAACAGCCAATGGGGAGCTAATCAACAATAAACACAGATAAATGAAAAGGTAGACAACTAAATAAATACTTCATAAACACAAACCTTCATCCTGTTTCtttctatatttaatttaacttgcagccaatcacacacacacaggtttttacacacacacactctcaggttattacacactcactctcactttaTCATTACCACCTTGTGTGCTGGTTTCTCCAGTCATGCATGTGGAACACATTGTAAAAGTAAAGCATGCTGGCAGCCTGTGGGTTTGTATTGGAGCCCAGAagtgagcgcacacacacacacgcacacacccacacacacgtatacaaatacagacacacactctatAAAAGAGCGAGCAGGCCCGCAGACAATGTCTATCGCCCCTGAGCACATGCCCATGTAAGCTAAGTGGTACGGAGAAGCTTGAAGTTtatgactcagtgtgtgtgtgtcactgtgtcacaGCATGTCACTGAATGTGTTCACTGATATCCTCACGTAATAAATGGAGGTGGGACATTCCCAGCTGTGTGAGCGTATCGCTGTTGAACTGTTATCCATTCAAAAATCACAGTTCatcccatcttctcctcctcttcccccctcCTGTAGGTCTATGGAAATGCAGGACCTAGCCAGTCCTCATAACCGTGTGGGAGGTGGGGATTCGACGGGCTCCAAGCTCGACAAGAACAGCCTTGGCAGCCCTTCCATCACCACCAATGGAACAGGAGGTGAGAGGGCAGGACATGTTTAGTGCTACATTAATACAGTTGTATAGTTTTAGagttcaaaataaagttttactttcatgtttttcctttaaACTCACAGTATTTCAGGGATAATTCTATTTTAATTATAGTCAGCTAATGAAAGGCCTAAACTTTAGAAATACAAAGTCAACCACTGAATAAGATTGCATTAATTACACAGAGCTTATTGAGTTTCTTATCAAACGATACATGAAAGGATTGATAGCACTTTCATATCTGTATGAATATGAAACCCCAGAGAGCAACaatacacattcaaatattgtttttaaatgagttgTGGTTTTAGTTGACGATGGTTGTAGGTTATTTCTGGAATTGGAACCAGCAGAGCCCCCATGGAGTCAATGCACACGGATAAGAAATAGTTTGGCACATAACCTGCCAGCATGTAtacaaaaagtgaagccaaagcgtcctGATAGCCCctttgtggctggctgcagtacaggacATAAATTCAGCttactccatgttagtggacatggaccaaactaaaaagtcaaagaacaggtcaaatcattttttctcaaagatggtttctgtcatttttcgGTAGTTCTCCTCACAATGTtgtaaatgtcatgattgacagctgagactgactcacgattggtcgagcacgtGTATTGGCAGGATCTCAATACTGTGGCTCCTTCCCCCCCGATTGTTTCTGTGTAGACactattttggcttaatttctggattgTGGAAGGAAGCGGAggtgtgttgtccatctttatatagagttgTTAACAACTGGTCACTTTTAACATTGTACTTTATATGTTTAGCTGCTAGAAagtggattttgtttttattagagAGAACCATTCAATTCAATCTACACATCCACATTTACTGTCCTTACGCTGAGTTAAAGTAACTGGCTATGGCTTTATATTTACCCCACAGACATGAGAGCAGTGTCAGACTTATCATTCAGCTCCCTGCAAGTGTTATTTGGACAAATCCACCTCTATATCTGAAATGGCAACAGAaggacatatatatatatatatgtctatacTCTTGTTCCATCAGAGGTTGACTGTGAGTACTCACTTTGAGTAAAGTATTTGATGAgtgtaatgtaatgaaatgaaaccagTTGCAAAATCATCAGTCAGAACGTTTCCAACATGCAGAGATAAGAACTTTGCACATGCAAatgcacacatttacacacatgtgCGCTGGCATGAACACTCGAGCAAACCACTGGAGAatgtgtgcaaacacacagtgaagctCTCCTCTGCTAACCGCTTggcaaactgtgtgtgtgtatatgtgtgtgtatctgtatataTGTTTGGGTGCAAGCCTAAAATCCCACTGGAAACTATTTCCTCTACAAGAGCATTAAAGCCTCACTGCTCTCTTAGATGTCAACACCAGCgatccctctcctctcttccctttgtcccactctctctctgtttctccttatttttctctgtccgtctgtctctttccttcttCTCATCTCCCCCCCGTCACCCTTGATGTACccctctctcattctctgtACTGTGGGATTGTTCTTGATGGGGCGGTTTGATGTAATAGCGCTGGATGTAAGTGCTTTTGTTGAGGGCAGGGCTTTGATCTACTGCTGATTTAAAAGGCTACGGAGACTTCTTTTAATAGTAATGTAATGGAAAAAGTGAGATGCTGCATTCGGTCAACTTGATTTGTCAAAACAGAGCCGCACACAGAAATAGCTGTGCTCAGAGTGGAGTTAACGGTGCATTCAGACCATATTAGAGCatgttaaatcattttttgaTGAGCTCACAGTTAATGGTTTAAGCAGACAGCACTGGATCTACAAGCTCGCAGCCAAAACAAACTACATACCCAACATTCCCCTCACCTGACATCAGCCGGCACTCCAGCCCGTGGGCCATCTCCATAGCAACTCATTTGTCTTCATTAGGGCTCGTCTGATTGTATTGCTCCCCGAGGGGATTAATGAAGTTGTCCCGAATTAAACGGCGCCTTCAAAAGTAATGACAAGTCTTTATCATGTTCAGAGAGtgatgagaaaatgagaaacagcatGTTAGATGTTAAAGGTGGTCAACAGATGTGCTCATGTGATGAGAGATAACTGTTATTTAAAGGACTAGTTCGACATTTTGAAGTGAATACTTTTATTCACTTCATTAGGATGAGAACTTTGATATCATTTTCATAACTGTTCGTTAAAGCAGCTATAACCAGCATTTCTATATTTACGGTGGATCACATGACTACTTCTAATCTAATTATATCACTTGAAGTCACTGAagatagactgtatgtaaagatggatgacatgacagctccacaaaagtaaagccaaagcgtctcgatcaccccctggtggctggctgcagtataggttataaatGCCACCCAAGAAGTCACAACATTTTCTCGAAGatggtttttgtcattttagtttgttttcataGATTATTACAGATATTTCTctcaggagctggaggaaaacaaaacaagattttCCAGTTAAGTTgtggtttttatatttcaaggtTAGGTATAGTGACCTTCTTTAGTATCTGCTAGTTCCTCTGCAACCTCGTTAAATGATGCTTAAATTCATGACCATCGGAGGTCCGTTGTCATATTTAGCTTTTCATTTATCCCTCAGTAAAAAAGCAAATACGTTTATTTTCCCAAATTTAAAACTATTCAGTTAAAAACACCTTTCACGATACAAATATGCTACCACTGTTGAAAATGCTCACCATGTCACATTTACCTGAGACACGCCAGGTTCTCGGTGTATCGTATCCTCACAACCTTCCCACCTTGCACCCCTTTAGGTGAAAGTATGACCGTTCTAAACACGGCTGATTGGCTGTTGGGCTGCAGCAGCCCGCCCCCCGCCCCGGGCTCCAAGGACTATGGTACAgaggagcatgtgtgtgtaaatcccAGGCCACAAGTCATATAAGCTGAATGCAAAAAGTGATGGGTTCATACAGTTTAGGCTCGTCATACACGGGGCGTTCTTGTGTCAGAATTGCTGtgatttctttcatttgctGTGCAGTGTTCTATTGTCTTTGGATTACAGTGTGAATTCATCACAATGGAGTTTTTATAGATTTGCAGGGTTCCCACCAGTCAACACATTTAGGAGAATCTTACAAATTAGCTGGGGATGTAAACAAAGTGTTACCTTGCAtgattatatttttaaactttcatacttctttaattttcacatttttcctgggataaaagagacaaaataataataccTTACAGTGGTTGTGATGTTTGGACTTGGTTGCAGAAAGTCATTTCAAAACTGTGGGAACCCTGCACACAATATTTGCACCCGTACTTGAACTGCATGGTAGTTTCCTGCTCTGGACTCAATAAggctttctttgtgtgtgatggTACTTCCTTGCCGGCCTCCCCTAACACCGATCCTTTCCCTCTTCCTTAAGTGAAAACAGAGCCTATGAACAACAACGATACAGTCACCACAACAGGCGACACAGCACTGGACACATACGCCGGCTCAGGTAACACACATATAAACTTATTTgctgcatacacacaaagagaTTTCCATGTGTCGAACTTCTCGTCTCAGCGCTTTCTCGCTCTGTTTTCTCagtcgcacaaacacacacaaacaccaccgTCCGCTGCGGCTCAGCGGTCGGCCCGCTGAAAACTTTAATCCCATGAAGCATTGCCTGTCCTTGGATTGCGTCATCAAAGGCTGGCAGAGGGATGAGGGAGTGGGAGGGACAATTTTACACTTGTCGTTTTTTTATAGACTCACACACGACCCCGTGATCCTTTCCACTgcgagacacacacagactctgatCTGCAAAACCATTAAGAAACACACAGCAAGGGTTAGAAAGCAGCGGGGTGTTTGTCAGTATTGAGCTCTGACATCTCAATGACCACAAACAGACATTGTGTTTTACCATGAGGCCCACTCTGAGGGTTTCATGCTCGACAGTGCTCTCTAAAGAGAAATAACTTGGCTCCCCGCCATTCAAAATGATTCAAATTGTGTTTACTGGAACAGAGTTTCAGCCCCGACGAGCCGAGGACCTTGAATTGTGCTGTTCAGGAGTGGTTTTTGTgaattgtgaaataaaacagaagattTGAGTCGACACCATCCGGAACTTTGTTTTTGACTTGTTGTTTCTGATCATTCTGCTGTTTTTAGTAATCACCAGCAGTGGATACAGCCCTCGCTCAGCCCATCAGTACTCACCTCCGCTTTACCCCTCAAAGTAAGTCTCATACTGCTTTCCGAGAATCCTTATCAGATATCTAGATTCAAATTTCACCCATTTACCCTCTAAAGCCCCTGTATGCTATAATCTGCCCAGTACCTAcatcacctctctgtctctctgtctttcccagGCCCTACCCTCACATCCTCTCCACGCCTGCGGCCCCTCCCATGCCGACGTACGCCGGCCAACCCCAGTTCAGCAGCATGCAGCAGTCGTCCGTCTACACCGCTTACTCCCAGACAGGCCAGGCCTATGGACTGTCCACCTACGGtacgaacaaacacacacatacactgactcACAGTGATATACATTAGATGAACTAACCCATTTTAGAAATAtaacctgtttttttaatcaagtaTCAGTATGTCTTGCTGAAGTCaatgaattgttattttaaaacaatgtaaCACAATAACGGAGATTTTTCCTTTGCAGacctttatttttacattaagatccatgaattattctctgaaaaactAGGAAAATCTTGAAATCGCAAAGTTAAAGAAGGTGAAAACAAATTCCAGGATCTGTCCCCTGTTcatcccccacccctccacaaattTCATGGACATcagttcagcagtttttgtgttatcctgctaactgacaaacaaacacaaacaaaacataaactcctCTCATGTTCATTTTATGTTGAATCTTTTGtacaatattcaatatttctgTCTCGTCCTAGACCTTGGGGTGATGCTGCCGGGCATCAAGACAGAGAGCGGCCTGGCCCAGAGTCAGTCTCCTCTGCAGACAGGCCTCAGCTACAGCCCCGGCTTCACCACGCCTCAGCCTGGACAGACGGCATACTCACCCTATCAGATGCCAGGTCTGTCAAACCTGCATCACTTGTCACCTCAACTCAGAAAACTCATGCAGTTCTTCTGATGTTGAAAAAAAGATTGGGGGAATATCATCCAAGTTTTGAAATCCTGATGAAAAACGATCTTAACTTTTATTGTGCTGTGACTGTCACTCTCGTATCCCCCTCCAGGTTCCAGTTTCACCCCCTCCTCAGGCCTCTACACCACCAACAACTCAGTGTCCAACCCCGCCAACTACACTGCCACACAGCAggtacatgtgtgtctgtgtgtgtcagttttgtGCACGCTGGCTGCTTCATCAGCTTAAGCCCTGAGCGTTCACTTTCCCAGGCCAATAAGAGCAGCTCATTTCCTAAGGGAGCTCTTGCCATAGCGGATCAACCACGTCACATGTTTGGTCTGAGTGGTCAAGCGGACGTCATTTTCCTCATTACGCCGGCTCACACAAAAGACCGGGGATTTTGTGCGCAGCAGTTGCGATAGCATTTCGAGACCAGAAGTGGTTTTGCAGTTACACAAAACCCACACAACTTTCCTCGCTCGCGGTGGCTttaagaaatgaaatgtaattacaCTGTGACGTCGCAATGGGGGAAAAACtaaggagagaaacagagaattAGTCTTTGTGAAAGAGCGTTTTGTTCTGAATATTTCTCTTCGTCCTTATGATGAATTGTATTGTGGTAGTAAAATGCTTATAGGGGGATTTCAGTGTCCCACCATGATAGATGTGGCTGTTTACAGGAAGAAAGTCAAGCTTTGGCCCGTGTGGGTGGATTAAGGGAAattggacatgtgtgtgtggagtgtgtgtgtgtgtgtgtgcgcgcaagTGTATGAGTttaacagaaaaagagaaagcaaGCGTGACAGAAACTTTGAGTGACTGATTGAAAGCAAgtatgtgtacagtatgtgtgaatACGCACATTTGCATACACACTTTGCTGACTACACACCAACTgtttgtgagcgtgtgtgtgtgtgtgtgtttgtgcattcaTGTGGTGTGCTCCAGTTTATAAGGACTCGTACAGATGGACGTAGTGACAGGTTTAGAGAGCTGACTCATAAAAGCGCCCATCTCCACTGGGTCTGTAAAATGCAGCAACACAAGGCTTTAATTGTcttaaaaagatataaaatacaGAATGGAGGGAATAAAAGATTAGAGAAATGGAAGGGAACACTTGTAAAATCTTCAAAAGTCAGACTGAACCTTTCCAGAAAAGTGAAACATCTCAGTTTCCctgtttctttccttctttaCTTATAACTGATGTTATTCTCTGCAGGATTACCCCTCATATACAACGTTCGGCCAAAACCAGTACGCCCAGTATTATTCCGCCTCCACTTACGGGACATATATGAGCTCCAACAGCGTGGATGGCACAGGCTCCACGGCGGCCTACCAGCTGCAGGACCCCGCCCCCGCCATGACTGGACAGGCCGCTGAACTTCACCCAGGTTTGTgctaaacagaaacacattgttCAGAAGATACAACTTTTCCGCCCGAAACTTTGTAAATatgcaaacaaaatgtcagcatTTTCACCGCTTGCATCGTGGCTCCATAATCTTGGAAATAAACACCACAGATTCTGGGTAACTAAGTTCAACACCCTCTTTTCTACGCCTATGATGAAGCACAGGAAGTAAGTTCAGGCCGTAGCCATAGTTACCTGGCATCACGCTTGCTAATTGGAGAATCGGTGTGTGTTGACATTAGCCCGAGAGGTTTTTGATTAGAGCTGAGTTATGTTAAATATTGCACTTTTAGAGACAAGTCAGAGAAAGTGgagtaaagagaaaataataaagagcTAAAGTGCACCCATATGTGCAGAAATATGGCttcatattttttcacatttttctttggtTTGTCTTGGCTGTAATTCAGGAAGCCTGATTAAAGGAGCTTATCATTCTTCCTGTCACTGGCGCTCTGCCTCTTTCTGCCTTTctcactttttctctttctctctcttttttctacGCTCGATATCTTTCTCTTTTGGTCGCTCCCTGTGTCTTTAGcccacctccctccctgtttctccacctccctccttccctgaTTGAGACATAACAATATGAGAGCTGAAGCTTAGAGTCTGGTTCTAGTTACCACACAGCAGTGGGAGCATATGGCATAAGtatgagggtgtgtgtgtgtgcaggcgcactattctctgtgtgtgtgctcctgcaAAATTTTTCTAGGTACAGTATCTTTTGCGAAAAGGATGGATTACCTCACGTTTTGTGATTTACCGCATAGTTCTGTCTTTGCTTCCTCCGTTAAATCTGTACATGTGCACGTGAATCACTCAGAACAGCAGTAGTGCCTTTGTTCATGGTTTCTCTGTCAGTTTTTACGTTGATCTGTGCTGCCAATTACCTTGAGTTATTAAACCTGACAAGATGGCTTATTAGTGTACAGAGTCTGAGTTATTGCTTTTTCCTGAAGTGGATACTCCTCCCGAGCACCTGCGGGATCAGCAGCACAAACCACATCATTACTGTCGCTTTAATGCAGCGAAGCTAAGTGTAGTTTGTGATCGCTCAAACACTCCAAAACTTTTTgtaaatcaaaaatgtttttaaatgtcctgTATGTGTTTGCGTTCTCTCTCAGGGGACTTTGACACGGTGCAGA encodes:
- the eya4 gene encoding eyes absent homolog 4 isoform X1, with protein sequence MEASQDLNEQMVKKSNSESHVPDPSDARSMEMQDLASPHNRVGGGDSTGSKLDKNSLGSPSITTNGTGGESMTVLNTADWLLGCSSPPPAPGSKDYVKTEPMNNNDTVTTTGDTALDTYAGSVITSSGYSPRSAHQYSPPLYPSKPYPHILSTPAAPPMPTYAGQPQFSSMQQSSVYTAYSQTGQAYGLSTYDLGVMLPGIKTESGLAQSQSPLQTGLSYSPGFTTPQPGQTAYSPYQMPGSSFTPSSGLYTTNNSVSNPANYTATQQDYPSYTTFGQNQYAQYYSASTYGTYMSSNSVDGTGSTAAYQLQDPAPAMTGQAAELHPGDFDTVQSPSTPIKELDDRACRSGGSKSRGRGRKNNPSPPPDSDLERVFVWDLDETIIVFHSLLTGSYAQKYGKDPPMAVTLGLRMEEMIFNLADTHLFFNDLEECDQVHIDDVSSDDNGQDLSTYSFATDGFHAAATSANLCLATGVRGGVDWMRKLAFRYRRVKEMYSTYKNNVGGLLGPAKRDAWLQLRAEVEALTDSWLTHALKSLSIISSRSNCVNVLVTTTQLIPALAKVLLYSLGSVFPIENIYSATKIGKESCFERIMQRFGRKVVYVVIGDGVEEEQAAKKHNMPFWRISSHSDLLALHQALEFEYL
- the eya4 gene encoding eyes absent homolog 4 isoform X2 — translated: MEASQDLNEQMVKKSNSESHVPDPSDARSMEMQDLASPHNRVGGGDSTGSKLDKNSLGSPSITTNGTGGESMTVLNTADWLLGCSSPPPAPGSKDYVKTEPMNNNDTVTTTGDTALDTYAGSVITSSGYSPRSAHQYSPPLYPSKPYPHILSTPAAPPMPTYAGQPQFSSMQQSSVYTAYSQTGQAYGLSTYDLGVMLPGIKTESGLAQSQSPLQTGLSYSPGFTTPQPGQTAYSPYQMPGSSFTPSSGLYTTNNSVSNPANYTATQQDYPSYTTFGQNQYAQYYSASTYGTYMSSNSVDGTGSTAAYQLQDPAPAMTGQAAELHPGDFDTVQSPSTPIKELDDRACRSGGSKSRGRGRKNNPSPPPDSDLERVFVWDLDETIIVFHSLLTGSYAQKYGKDPPMAVTLGLRMEEMIFNLADTHLFFNDLEECDQVHIDDVSSDDNGQDLSTYSFATDGFHAAATSANLCLATGVRGGVDWMRKLAFRYRRVKEMYSTYKNNVGGLLGPAKRDAWLQLRAEVEALTDSWLTHALKSLSIISSRSNCVNVLVTTTQLIPALAKVLLYSLGSVFPIENIYSATKIGKESCFERIVSRFGTNITYVVIGDGKDEEHAASQHNMPFWRISSHSDLLALHQALEFEYL